The following are encoded together in the Humulus lupulus chromosome 5, drHumLupu1.1, whole genome shotgun sequence genome:
- the LOC133779268 gene encoding uncharacterized protein LOC133779268 has protein sequence MSLKEKDVKKLVTLDLLQMVSLVPCEQDLVVESTTGENDTPGQSTEGTEQMTDRHSPGPSPFSRRPGDLVIREPDPQHSDMFRDCVASKRKTGDGSGSTPPQKIQKVVPPSQGRQPGGPTTLPPLTPSSLPPSASLTPTHQGSSSELFRAVSDLGKGLLEDIGRDASTLQSLDSYPRLSVEVVLKRGLAQLMKSLVTIGHAQLRAVDYKELIKVQDDQLVEARSKLEQAERTIAERDESLKKQAQNNASLTTQLEKQSLDIKELVRDNERLISENEELKQEKELDLIRFEEASFDCFYKVWKLNKPLNLDCFPKEAQAEDLARCEARAAEEAANPPALAPTCSAISFRARGASDAEEGVDQPSRGARL, from the exons atgagtcttaAAGAGAAGGATGTAAAAAAGTTGGTCACGCTGGACCTTCTCCAGATGGTGAGTCTGGTGCCATGTGAGCAGGATCTggtggtggaaagtaccaccggggagaacgacACGCCTGGTCAGTCTACCGAGGGCACAGAGCAAATGACTGATCGGCATTCTCCTGGGCCTTCTCCGTTTTCCCGTAGACCTGGTGACTTAGTCATTAGAGAGCCTGATCCTCAGC attcagacatgttcagagattgcgttgcttcaaagaggaaaactggtgatggaagtggctctacgcctccacagaagattcagaaggtagtaCCGCCAAGTCAAGGGAGGCAACCTGGGGGACCAACTACACTTCCGCCATTGACCCCCTCTTCCCTTCCtccttctgcgagcctaactcctactcaccagggtagttcgagtgagctttttcgtgctgttagcgacctgggcaaggggcttcttgaggatattggccgtgatgcatcgacgcttcaaagcctagactcctaccctcgacttagtgtcgaagttgtcttgaagagaggactcgctcaattgatgaag tcacttgtcaccattggtcaTGCTCAGCTTCGAGCCGTAGATTACAAGGAGCTGATCAAGGTGCaggacgatcaactggtggaggccaggtccaagctggagcaagcagagagaactatagctgaacgggacgagtctctcaaaaagcaggctcaaaacaatgcttccttgacaactcaattggagaagcaatccctcgatattaaagagttagttcgagacaatgagaggttgattagcgagaacgaagagctgaagcaagaaaaagagcttgacttgattcgctttgaggaggccagttttgactgcttctataaggtctggaagctgaacaagcctcttaaTCTTGATTGTTTCCCCAAGGAGGCCCAAGCAGAGGAtcttgccagatgtgaagcaagagccgctgaagaagctgccaacCCTCCTGCACTCGCCCCAACGTGCTCTGCTATATCATTTCGAGCGAGAGGAGCATCTGATGCAGAGGAGGGAGTCGATCAACCCTCTAGAGGAGCTCGCCTGTGA